A genome region from Manis pentadactyla isolate mManPen7 chromosome 5, mManPen7.hap1, whole genome shotgun sequence includes the following:
- the ITCH gene encoding E3 ubiquitin-protein ligase Itchy homolog isoform X3, with protein sequence MGIKICLLHHKIKNMIPLVPCHLDGRRERTAMVECILSTTTLVLHNGKIPEVKVASGYKLEPTERIQIRTSRRKRYIWLSLRGFQMEYRQSGSHLSLCQLNEKPLPEGWEMRFTVDGIPYFVDHNRRTTTYIDPRTGKSALDNGPQIAYVRDFKAKVQYFRFWCQQLAMPQHIKITVTRKTLFEDSFQQIMSFSPQDLRRRLWVIFPGEEGLDYGGVAREWFFLLSHEVLNPMYCLFEYAGKDNYCLQINPASYINPDHLKYFRFIGRFIAMALFHGKFIDTGFSLPFYKRILNKPVGLKDLESIDPEFYNSLIWVKENNIEECGLEMYFSVDKEILGEIKSHDLKPNGGDILVTEENKEEYIRMVAEWRLSRGVEEQTQAFFEGFNEILPQQYLQYFDAKELEVLLCGMQEIDLNDWQRHAIYRHYTRTSKQIMWFWQFVKEIDNEKRMRLLQFVTGTCRLPVGGFADLMGSNGPQKFCIEKVGKENWLPRSHTCFNRLDLPPYKSYEQLKEKLLFAIEETEGFGQE encoded by the exons AGAAGAGAACGGACAGCAATGGTAGAGTGTATTTTGTCAACCACAACACTCGTATTACACAATGGGAAGATCCCAGAAGTCAAGG TTGCATCTGGATACAAATTAGAaccaacagaaaggatacaaaTTAGAACCAGCAGAAGAAAGAGATACATATGGCTGAGTCTAAGAGGGTTCCAAATGGAATATCGCCAATCGGGATCTCACCTGAGTCTCTG TCAGTTAAATGAAAAGCCCTTACCTGAAGGCTGGGAAATGAGATTCACAGTAGATGGAATTCCATATTTTGTGGACCACAATAGAAGAACCACCACCTATATAGATCCCCGTACCGGAAAATCTGCCCT AGACAATGGACCCCAGATAGCCTATGTACGGGACTTCAAGGCAAAGGTTCAGTATTTCCGGTTCTGGTGTCAG CAACTGGCCATGCCACAGCACATAAAGATTACAGTGACAAGAAAAACATTGTTTGAAGATTCCTTTCAGCAG ATAATGAGCTTCAGTCCCCAAGATCTGCGAAGACGTTTGTGGGTGATTTTTCCAGGAGAAGAAGGTTTAGATTATGGAGGTGTAGCAAG AGAATGGTTCTTTCTTTTGTCACATGAAGTGTTGAACCCAATGTATTGCCTGTTTGAATATGCAGGGAAGGATAACTACTGCTTGCAAATAAATCCCGCTTCTTATATCAATCCAGATCACCTGAAATATTTTCGTTTTATTGGACGGTTTATTGCCATG GCTCTGTTCCATGGGAAATTCATAGACACAGGTTTTTCTTTGCCATTCTATAAGCGTATCTTGAACAAACCAGTTGGACTCAAGGATTTAGAATCAATAGATCCAGAATTTTACAATTCTCTCATCTGGGTTAA AGAAAACAATATTGAAGAATGTGGTTTGGAAATGTACTTCTCTGTTGATAAGGAAATTTTAGGTGAAATCAAGAGTCATGATTTGAAACCCAATGGCGGCGATATTCTtgtaacagaagaaaacaaagaggaataTATTAG AATGGTAGCTGAATGGAGGTTGTCTCGAGGTGTTGAAGAACAGACACAAGCTTTCTTTGAGGGTTTTAATGAAATTCTTCCCCAGCAATATTTGCAGTACTTTGATGCAAAGGAGTTAGAG GTGCTTTTATGTGGCATGCAAGAGATTGATTTGAATGACTGGCAGAGACATGCCATCTACCGTCACTATACTAGGACAAGCAAACAaatcatgtggttttggcag TTTGTTAAAGAAATCGATAAtgagaagagaatgagacttttGCAGTTTGTTACTGGAACTTGTCGATTGCCAGTTGGAGGATTTGCTGATCTCATGG GGAGCAATGGACCGCAGAAATTCTGCATTGAAAAAGTTGGGAAAGAAAATTGGTTACCCAGAAGTCATACCTG TTTTAACCGCCTGGACCTGCCACCCTACAAGAGCTATGAGCAACTGAAGGAAAAGCTGTTATTTGCCATTGAAGAAACAGAAGGATTTGGACAAGAGTAG